In Pseudomonadaceae bacterium SI-3, the sequence TGGGAGCTGTCCAGAGACCTGCTTGCCGTCATGCGGTTCGACACCACCGTGGTTGCGCTCAACCCCGCCTGGGAAGAAGCGCTTGGCTGGCCGCGTGAACAGCTGCTCAATACGCCGTTGTGGTCGCTGGTTCATACCGATGACCTCACAGCGACTCACGCAGAAACCGAACGGATTCGCAGCGGCAACGTCACCGACCGTTTCGTCAACCGCATGCAACATTGCGATGGCAGCTACCGCTGGCTGTCCTGGACTGCGGTACCGGAGGCGGGAATGATGTACGCCGCCGCGCGCGACATCACCAGCGAAATTGCAGCGGTGGACAAGCTCGCTGCGGCCAACCGGGAATTGACCGAACAGATCAAAGAGCGCGAGCGCATCGAAGCCACCCTGCAGCAGATGCAACGGCTCGAGGCGGTTGGCCAGCTTACGGCGGGCGTCGCACATGACTTCAACAATCTGCTGACGGTGATCCTGACCAGCGCCAGCTTCCTCAAGAATGATCTGGAACGAGGCGCGCCACTGGCTAAATCGCTCAGCCGCCTGCAGTACATTCAGGAATCCGGCGAACGCGGCGCAACCCTGACCAGTCAGCTGCTTGCGTTCGCTCGCAGACAGCAACTCGCCCCCAAAGCTGTGGACCTGAACGACACACTGGTCGGTCTCTTGAGCCTGTTGCACAGCACCCTTGGCGGTTCCGTGACCATCGAAACCGACACCCGTGCCGGGCTCTGGCACGCGCTGGTCGACCCTACACAGATCGAGATGATCATCCTCAATCTCGCCATCAACGCACGCGACGCCATGGGCTCCGGCGGCTGCCTCACGCTGCGTACCGACAACGCGGTGATTACCGCACCAGCGGAGCGGGCCGAAGAACCTGGGCCAGGGGAGTACGTCGTCCTCTCGGTGAAGGACACCGGTTCAGGCATGAGCGACGAGGTGCTGCAAAAAGCTTTCGAGCCCTTCTTCACGACCAAGGAAGTGGGCAAAGGCTCAGGGCTCGGTTTGGCGCAAGTGTTCGGTTTCGCCAAGCAATCCGGTGGCGGAGCGCGCATCGAGACTGAGCTGGGCGTCGGTACCACAGTGATGGTCTATCTGCCTCGAGTGACCGCACCGGAACGCAGCCTCGGCGTCCCGGACCATGAGCTGGGCACGCCCGTCGACGACGCCTCGCATAAAGTGCTGCTGGTCGACGACGATCACGCCGTGCGCGAAGTAACCGCACAGATGCTGAGCAATCTAGGCTACGCAGTGGTTCAGGCTGACGGTGGTCGTATGGCCTTGGAGATGCTCGAACAGGGCGCGGCGGTGGATCTGCTGCTCGCAGATTTCGCCATGCCAGGCATGAACGGGGGTGAACTCGCCCGTGCAGTCTCGTCTCGCTATCCCAAGCTGCCCGTGGTGTTCATCACCGGGTACGCCGAGCTTGGCGAACTGGGTATGGGTAGCTCGACCATCATCCAAAAGCCCTTTCGTGAAGAACACTTGGTGCGAAAGCTGAGCATGGTTCTGAAAGAAAGCAGCTCGGCCTGATGGACAGTGTGCGAAATCGTCTACGCGCAGCCACCGCGCTTCAGCATGAACGCGTCGACGCTGCCTTTTCGGCCTATCAGCTGGATCAGACCGATGGCTACCGAGCCTTTCTACAGGCCCATGCGCAAGTGCTCATCCCGTTAGAACTCACGCTGGAGCAGGCGGGCATCGAAACGATGCTCAATGACTGGTCCCAGCGCAGCAGGCGTCAGGCATTGCTTGCAGATCTGCAGGCGTTGGGCTGTACGGAACCTAATTCAGCGCAGGCTGACACAGCCCCCTCATCCGGTTGGTGCTGGGGCGCAGCTTACGTCATTGAAGGGTCTCGCCTGGGTGGACGCGTACTGGCGCGACGCGTGGCAGAAGCCAACCCCTCCGCCCCGCTACGCTATCTAAGTCACGGCAACGCAACGCCGTTTTGGCCGAGCTTTCTTCACGAGCTGGAACAGCAGGCAGGGGCCTGCGATTGGTCCGAGGTGCTGGCCGGTGCGCATGCATCCTTCGAATGCTTCCTGAGCGCAGCCCGGTCGAACAGGCCGTAAAAGCAGAAAAGCCCTTTCGGGCTTTTCTGCTTACGTGGTGGTTTACAAATAATTCTGACAATTTCAGCCCCTTGGATCAGGGGCTGGGCCCGCTTTGAAGTTAGCATTGAGATAATAATATTTCGACAATTCGCATGGTGAGAACGATTAGATGCAGGATTTTTGCCAAAATATTCTGACAAATCTCAACACCCAAAGAGCGTAAACGGTTGGCTACCAGAATTTCCCGCCAGAGTAAGCTCACTACGGTAAGCAGTTTCGCGGGATTCGGATGCACCCGCTCTGAGGCCAGCGAGTGTTTACGATCAGCTCGCAAATCGTCTGCTGGGTCTGTTCTTCGGAATCGCGCCGGATGATAAACCTTCCACCGTTGCAGATTTTGTCATCGTAGGGCCACGCTTCGAAGGCTGCTTCCTCGCATCACTTGAATATTCTAGCGTCTGTTACTCCACAGGCCTTCGCTGTACACATACCGACCCATGTCATGGCGATTTGCTGGTCACTTAGGAGCTCGGGCTTCGACCTGCGGACCTCCTTCATTCCTCCCGCAGCCTCGGGGTACGCAAACATCCCACCGAATTTCGTCACGCCATGCTTGAAGTTGAAAGTATTGATATCATATGGACCAAAATGTCTAAACACTGACCTTAGAGGTAATGATAAATGTCCCGACTGGCAGAGTACCGTAAACTGGAAGAGCAATTGAAGTCGCAAATGGCCGAACTTGAGGCCATGAGAAACGACAAGAGCCTTAAAAAGGATATGGAATTTGAAGATAAGCTTCGCTCGCTGATGGGTGAATACAGCATTACTCTACCTAGTTTGATCAATATTCTTGACCCGCAGTTTGGGACTCGTCGCGCTCCGGTTCAGCAAGGCCCGACACCACGCCGTGCTCGTCAGGTCAAGACATACAAGAACCCTCACAGCGGTGAAATAGTTGCGACCAAAGGTGGCAATCACAAGGTCCTGAAAGGCTGGAAAGCAGAATATGGAACGGATGAGGTCGAAAGCTGGATCCAGTGATAGCTTAGATCCCTCTGGTTTCAATAAGAGATCTAATTAAGGCCTCTTAAGTTACGCATGAATATGCATTGGCCGATCCGCCGAGCAGCACAAAGCAGTACGCCACGGATTAGCAGAGGTGGCCCGCTAGTTATATTGGCCATATCGCAAATCGCTAAATAGCGTGATTTTTAAAAGCCTGGCGCCTCGATCAGATAGCCCATTCCGCGAGCAGTTTGTATCAGCTTCGGCTCGAACTCATCATCAATCTTTGCCCTTAACCGGCGTACCGCCACCTCGATTACATTGGTATCGCTATCGAAGTTCATGTCCCATACTTGGGAGGCGATAAGTGACTTTGAGAGCACTTCCCCGCGACGCCTAAGCAATAGCTCAAGAAGTGCGAATTCCTTTGCAGTTAGGTCTATGCGTTTCCCCGATCGCGTAACCCGTCGTCTCAGCAAGTCCATCTCAAGGTCGAGGAGCTTGAGTATCGTTTGGTTGGGAGCATGGCTGCCGCGGCGAAGCAGCGTGCGTATCCTGGCAAGCAGTTCGGAGAAAGCAAACGGCTTGATGAGATAATCATCAGCGCCCAACTCCAATCCCTTTACTCGATCCTGAACCCCGTCTCGGGCGGTAAGGAATAGCACTGGAACGTCATTACCGGCAGCGCGGACATTCTTTAAAACCTGCCACCCATCCAAGCCAGGCATCATCACATCTAAGATGAGCAGGTCGTATTCCCCGTGAAGCGCATGCTGAGCAGCATCAGTCCCGTTCTCTACTCGATCGACAGTGAAGCCGGCCTCCGTGAGCCCCTGCTGTAGGTAGGTGCCTGTTTTCGGCTCGTCTTCAGCAACAAGAAGCTTCATAAGGTACTCCTGCAAGCATTTAGAACAGTGTGGCGGTTGTCGGTCCTTGCATCCAGTACCTTACAGAAACGTAATGCTCGCATCATCTGTCTGACAGCTTCTAGCGTTAACGTCTACACCAGCAGTTGCCCCCACACTCTGCTTTTTGGCCATTTCCATGCTCCTTTGGCCTATTGGCGCCTTGATGGCGCCTTTTTTTTTGCATGCTGGAACAGAACCTATTTACAGCAGGTAAAGATGCCATACACGCAACCTGCGCTTTCGCTTGTACTCACTTCTTCTGCGTTACTGACGAAACCGTAATGTTTCGATCAGGTTTCTGACAGGGACACTCGGTTAGCTTACACACAAGCCCAAGCCTCTGTTAATGGAGCTGCGCTGGGTCTCCCGTATCTTCGTAAACAAAGGTAAAAAGTCATGAAACTTTTCAAATCCCTTTCTGTACTGCTCGCCATCGCAGCAAGCTCTTCCTATGCAATGGCAGAAGGTGGTGGTGATCGTACCTTTGCTCGTATGGAGCAGGCTCGCCAAGTAGCGATCGCTAGTTATCAGGCTGACCAGAACGACCAAGCCCAGGAGCTAGCCGCGAAGGAAACTTCAGCGAAGCACGCTCATGCTAATTGCTGAAGCGAAACCGTACGCAGATTTGACTGCGCAGCTCTTAACTGTGGCAGCTTCTGCGATGTTATAGCTGCCACGGTGCTGGTATAGGCAGAAATGTTTGTAGAACCGGCGAAGCCGTTATAGCTACTTCGAACCATGGCTCGTCAAAAACCTAACCTAATATCTTCGCACCGAGCAGACCAAGTTTATACTGGCTAGTAGGTTACAACCCTCTTGAGCGGCTAAGATTTGATAATTATCCAATCTCATGAGGCCTTCTAGACTGCCCGCAAAGCCTGGAAAGATCCGCTGAAAAGCAGTGAATGAGCAACAAACTGCTAATGAACTGCTAGATTATGGCCGGACCTTTTTAGCGGCTCTTATCCAGCCCGCGGTTTAAGTAAAGCCAGCTAAAGTGACCGGAACTCTGATCGCAGACGTTTTCGGGGCGCTTTAAACTTACAAAAATGTAATCACGCGTTTTTCTTCGGCATGCCATATTTACGAATAATGGCGAGTCGCTTGATAAGACAGACCGTGCGCGAGCTTCTAAGATCGATTAACGCTGGCAACACCAACCCTAAAGGCTGGTTTCGGCTTGGCTCCTTAGCTTGATTGGAACGTACACATGCAACGTAAAACCTCTAGGCGAACCTTTGTTAAAGGCTTGACTGCCGCAGGCCTCCTTGGCGGTCTTGGCTTGTGGCGAGCTCCGGTCTGGGCAGTGAGTAGCCCAGGCCAGCCCAGCGTACTAACCGGCACGGAGTTCGATCTG encodes:
- a CDS encoding transcriptional regulator, which codes for MSRLAEYRKLEEQLKSQMAELEAMRNDKSLKKDMEFEDKLRSLMGEYSITLPSLINILDPQFGTRRAPVQQGPTPRRARQVKTYKNPHSGEIVATKGGNHKVLKGWKAEYGTDEVESWIQ
- a CDS encoding heme oxygenase, with the translated sequence MDSVRNRLRAATALQHERVDAAFSAYQLDQTDGYRAFLQAHAQVLIPLELTLEQAGIETMLNDWSQRSRRQALLADLQALGCTEPNSAQADTAPSSGWCWGAAYVIEGSRLGGRVLARRVAEANPSAPLRYLSHGNATPFWPSFLHELEQQAGACDWSEVLAGAHASFECFLSAARSNRP
- a CDS encoding hybrid sensor histidine kinase/response regulator, whose translation is MPATTPICVLFVEDSPHDAELALVTLERSGYTVDSEVVFDHAGVVEALQRRSFDLILSDFILPGYSGSLVLQEARQLAPETPFIFLSGVFGEEHAVNMMRSGAVDYVLKQNLGFLPKAVERALSEVQERRGRLRAEEALREVEVRARLAIDAAGLGMWDYEPQNGTMILDRRCRSMFGLPGEAPVNIQVFESLCHPDDLQRMREHIWDAISTDDGDKEYTTDYRIMLECGQVRWFETRGQAFFEDGLCKRFIGVVMDVTEQRLATEALKRMNETLGERVEERTRERDRTWELSRDLLAVMRFDTTVVALNPAWEEALGWPREQLLNTPLWSLVHTDDLTATHAETERIRSGNVTDRFVNRMQHCDGSYRWLSWTAVPEAGMMYAAARDITSEIAAVDKLAAANRELTEQIKERERIEATLQQMQRLEAVGQLTAGVAHDFNNLLTVILTSASFLKNDLERGAPLAKSLSRLQYIQESGERGATLTSQLLAFARRQQLAPKAVDLNDTLVGLLSLLHSTLGGSVTIETDTRAGLWHALVDPTQIEMIILNLAINARDAMGSGGCLTLRTDNAVITAPAERAEEPGPGEYVVLSVKDTGSGMSDEVLQKAFEPFFTTKEVGKGSGLGLAQVFGFAKQSGGGARIETELGVGTTVMVYLPRVTAPERSLGVPDHELGTPVDDASHKVLLVDDDHAVREVTAQMLSNLGYAVVQADGGRMALEMLEQGAAVDLLLADFAMPGMNGGELARAVSSRYPKLPVVFITGYAELGELGMGSSTIIQKPFREEHLVRKLSMVLKESSSA
- a CDS encoding DNA-binding response regulator (response regulator in two-component regulatory system with CusS; regulates the copper efflux system), encoding MKLLVAEDEPKTGTYLQQGLTEAGFTVDRVENGTDAAQHALHGEYDLLILDVMMPGLDGWQVLKNVRAAGNDVPVLFLTARDGVQDRVKGLELGADDYLIKPFAFSELLARIRTLLRRGSHAPNQTILKLLDLEMDLLRRRVTRSGKRIDLTAKEFALLELLLRRRGEVLSKSLIASQVWDMNFDSDTNVIEVAVRRLRAKIDDEFEPKLIQTARGMGYLIEAPGF